One Sphingobacteruim zhuxiongii DNA window includes the following coding sequences:
- a CDS encoding lipocalin family protein, with the protein MKVINLLIMLSMLCVFSSCDKDDEEGESSPIVGTWQVVNYERKTGVNGTWAAVSDLSCRMQERQTYGQGGQFSQISGACSGSTAGINGTWKLSSDQSSITYTYTNYSGEYVRKVERLNDSELVISWDSGSTTGAYFRASYRKAN; encoded by the coding sequence ATGAAAGTAATAAATCTTCTAATAATGCTCAGCATGCTGTGTGTTTTTTCCTCTTGTGATAAAGATGATGAGGAAGGCGAGAGCTCGCCAATTGTAGGAACTTGGCAAGTGGTTAACTATGAGCGAAAGACTGGTGTGAATGGTACTTGGGCTGCGGTAAGTGATTTAAGCTGCAGAATGCAAGAAAGGCAAACCTATGGTCAGGGCGGACAGTTTTCTCAGATTTCAGGTGCATGTTCAGGCTCTACCGCTGGAATTAATGGAACTTGGAAACTATCTTCTGATCAAAGTAGTATCACCTATACGTATACAAACTATTCGGGGGAATATGTTCGTAAGGTTGAAAGACTGAATGACAGTGAATTAGTCATTTCTTGGGACTCAGGAAGTACTACAGGAGCCTACTTTAGAGCAAGTTATAGAAAAGCTAATTAG